A stretch of Aedes aegypti strain LVP_AGWG chromosome 2, AaegL5.0 Primary Assembly, whole genome shotgun sequence DNA encodes these proteins:
- the LOC5573146 gene encoding ejaculatory bulb-specific protein 3, which produces MDHSSISASKPSAHFKVLNRSFTHKFGATDTIMKIFVVALALIAAVAAQDEAMYTSKFDNINLDEILMSDRLFKNYYNCLTDAGPCTPEGNELKRVLPEALETNCAKCSPKQREAGTRAIKYVTENRAEEWKVLRARFDPEDKYVAQYLAEAEKEGIKL; this is translated from the coding sequence ATGGATCATAGTTCAATTTCGGCATCGAAACCAAGTGCACACTTCAAAGTGCTCAACAGATCATTCACCCACAAATTTGGTGCTACCGATACCATCATGAAGATCTTCGTCGTTGCTTTGGCCCTGATCGCTGCGGTTGCTGCCCAGGATGAAGCCATGTACACCTCCAAGTTCGATAACATCAATCTGGATGAGATTCTGATGTCGGACCGTTTGTTCAAGAACTACTACAACTGCTTGACCGATGCCGGACCGTGCACTCCTGAAGGCAACGAGTTGAAGCGAGTTCTGCCGGAAGCTCTGGAGACGAACTGTGCCAAGTGCAGCCCCAAGCAGCGTGAAGCTGGAACCCGTGCCATCAAGTATGTGACCGAGAACCGCGCCGAGGAATGGAAGGTTCTGCGGGCTCGTTTCGATCCGGAAGACAAGTACGTCGCCCAGTATCTGGCTGAAGCCGAGAAGGAAGGAATCAAACTGTAA
- the LOC5573147 gene encoding ejaculatory bulb-specific protein 3, producing MKFFIVVLALFAVAAARPQEDKYTTKYDSIDIDEILKSDRLFKNYFNCLMDTGACTPEGNELKRVLPDSLENNCSKCSEKQQTSSTKIIKFLTENKPEEWTMLKAKYDPDNKYVQKYVADADKDGIKL from the coding sequence ATGAAATTCTTCATCGTTGTTCTGGCCCTGTTCGCCGTTGCTGCTGCTAGGCCTCAAGAAGACAAGTACACCACCAAGTACGACAGCATCGACATTGATGAGATCCTGAAGTCGGATCGTTTGTTCAAGAACTACTTCAACTGCCTGATGGATACTGGAGCTTGCACTCCGGAAGGAAACGAACTGAAGCGTGTCCTGCCCGATTCCCTGGAGAACAACTGCTCTAAATGTAGTGAAAAACAGCAAACGTCCAGCACCAAGATCATCAAATTCCTGACCGAGAACAAGCCAGAGGAATGGACCATGCTGAAGGCCAAGTACGACCCAGATAACAAGTACGTCCAGAAATACGTTGCTGATGCAGACAAGGATGGAATCAAGCtgtaa
- the LOC5573148 gene encoding ejaculatory bulb-specific protein 3 → MKFFIVALALFAAAAARPQEDKYTTKYDSIDIDEILKSDRLFKNYFNCLMDTGACTPEGNELKRVLPDSLENNCSKCSEKQQTSSTKIIKFLTENKPEEWTMLKAKYDPDNKYVQKYVADADKDGIKL, encoded by the coding sequence atgaaattcttcatcgttgctctggCCCTGTTTGCCGCCGCTGCCGCAAGGCCACAGGAGGACAAGTACACCACCAAATACGACAGCATCGACATTGATGAGATCCTGAAGTCGGACCGTTTGTTCAAGAACTACTTCAACTGCCTGATGGATACTGGAGCTTGCACTCCGGAAGGAAACGAACTGAAGCGTGTCCTGCCTGATTCCCTGGAGAACAACTGCTCAAAGTGTAGCGAGAAACAGCAAACCTCCAGCACAAAGATCATCAAATTCTTGACCGAGAACAAGCCAGAGGAATGGACCATGTTGAAGGCCAAGTACGACCCAGATAACAAGTATGTCCAGAAATACGTGGCTGATGCCGACAAGGATGGAATCAAGCTGTAA
- the LOC5573149 gene encoding ejaculatory bulb-specific protein 3 translates to MKFSIVVLALFAVAAAKPQDDKYTTKYDSIDIDEILKSDRLFKNYFNCLMDTGACTPEGNELKRVLPDSLENNCSKCSEKQQTSSTKIIKFLTENKPEEWTMLKAKYDPDNKYVQKYVADADKDGIKL, encoded by the coding sequence ATGAAATTCTCCATCGTTGTTCTGGCCCTGTTCGCCGTGGCTGCCGCCAAGCCCCAGGACGACAAGTACACCACAAAGTACGACAGCATCGACATTGATGAGATCCTGAAGTCTGACCGTTTATTCAAGAACTACTTCAACTGCCTGATGGACACCGGAGCTTGCACTCCGGAAGGAAATGAACTGAAGCGTGTCCTGCCCGATTCCCTGGAGAACAACTGCTCCAAGTGTAGCGAGAAGCAGCAAACGTCCAGCACCAAGATCATCAAATTCTTGACCGAGAACAAGCCAGAGGAATGGACCATGCTGAAGGCCAAGTACGATCCCGATAACAAGTATGTCCAGAAATATGTGGCTGATGCCGACAAGGATGGAATCAAGCTATAA
- the LOC5573150 gene encoding ejaculatory bulb-specific protein 3 — protein MKFFIVVLALFAVAAARPQDDKYTTKYDSIDIDEILKSDRLFKNYFNCLMDTGACTPEGNELKRVLPDSLENNCSKCSEKQQTSSTKIIKFLTENKPEEWTMLKAKYDPDNKYVQKYVADADKDGIKL, from the coding sequence atgaaaTTCTTCATCGTTGTTCTGGCTCTGTTCGCCGTGGCTGCTGCGAGGCCTCAGGACGACAAGTACACCACCAAGTACGACAGCATCGACATCGATGAGATCCTGAAGTCAGACCGTTTGTTCAAGAACTACTTCAACTGCCTGATGGACACTGGAGCTTGCACCCCGGAAGGAAACGAGCTGAAGCGTGTCCTGCCCGATTCCCTGGAGAACAACTGTTCCAAGTGTAGCGAAAAGCAACAAACCTCCAGCACCAAGATCATCAAATTCTTGACCGAGAACAAGCCAGAAGAATGGACCATGCTGAAGGCCAAATACGATCCCGATAACAAGTACGTCCAGAAATACGTGGCTGATGCTGACAAGGATGGAATCAAGCTGTAA
- the LOC5573151 gene encoding ejaculatory bulb-specific protein 3 has product MKFFIVALVLIAVAAARPQDDKYTTKYDSIDIDEILKSDRLFKNYFNCLMDTGACTPEGNELKRVLPDSLENNCSKCSEKQQTSSTKIIKFLTENKPEEWTMLKAKYDPDNKYVQKYVADADKDGIKL; this is encoded by the coding sequence atgaaATTCTTCATCGTCGCTTTGGTCCTGATCGCCGTGGCTGCTGCGAGGCCTCAGGACGACAAGTACACCACCAAATACGACAGCATCGACATCGATGAGATCCTGAAGTCGGACCGTTtgttcaagaattacttcaacTGCCTGATGGACACTGGAGCTTGCACACCGGAAGGAAATGAACTGAAGCGCGTCCTGCCCGATTCCCTGGAGAACAACTGCTCCAAGTGTAGCGAGAAGCAGCAAACATCTAGCACCAAGATCATCAAATTCTTGACCGAGAACAAGCCAGAAGAATGGACCATGTTGAAGGCCAAATACGATCCCGATAACAAGTACGTCCAGAAATATGTGGCTGATGCCGACAAGGATGGAATCAAGCTGTAA
- the LOC5573152 gene encoding ejaculatory bulb-specific protein 3: MEHSSNLLGFKEQAQNKHFKMKFFIVALVLIAVAAARPQEDKYTTKYDSIDIDEILKSDRLFKNYFNCLMDTGACTPEGNELKRVLPDSLENNCSKCSEKQQTSSTKIIKFLTENKPEEWTMLKAKYDPDNKYVQKYVADADKDGIKL; encoded by the exons ATGGAGCATAGTTCAAATCTGCTCGGCTTCAAGGAACAAG ctcaaaacaaacatttcaaaatgaaattcttCATCGTCGCTTTGGTCCTGATCGCCGTTGCTGCTGCGAGGCCTCAGGAGGACAAGTACACCACCAAGTACGACAGCATCGATATTGATGAGATCCTGAAGTCGGATCGTTTGTTCAAGAACTACTTCAACTGTCTTATGGACACCGGAGCTTGCACTCCAGAAGGAAACGAACTGAAGCGTGTCCTGCCCGATTCCTTGGAGAACAACTGCTCCAAGTGTAGCGAGAAGCAGCAAACATCCAGCACCAAGATCATCAAATTCCTGACCGAGAACAAGCCAGAGGAATGGACCATGCTGAAGGCCAAGTACGATCCCGATAACAAGTACGTCCAGAAATATGTGGCTGATGCCGACAAGGATGGAATCAAGCTGTAA
- the LOC5573153 gene encoding ejaculatory bulb-specific protein 3: protein MKFFIVVLALFAVAAARPQEDKYTTKYDSIDIDEILKSDRLFKNYFNCLMDTGACTPEGNELKRVLPDSLENNCSKCSEKQQTSSTKIIKFLTENKPEEWTMLKAKYDPDNKYVQKYVADADKDGIKL from the coding sequence atgaaattctTCATCGTTGTGCTGGCTTTGTTCGCCGTGGCTGCCGCAAGGCCTCAGGAGGACAAGTACACCACCAAGTACGACAGCATCGATATTGATGAGATCCTGAAGTCGGACCGTTTGTTCAAGAACTACTTCAACTGCCTGATGGACACTGGAGCTTGCACTCCGGAAGGTAACGAACTGAAGCGCGTCCTGCCCGATTCCCTGGAGAACAACTGCTCCAAGTGTAGCGAGAAGCAGCAAACATCTAGCACCAAGATCATCAAATTCCTGACCGAGAACAAGCCAGAGGAATGGACCATGCTGAAGGCCAAGTACGACCCCGATAACAAGTACGTCCAGAAATATGTGGCTGATGCCGACAAGGATGGAATCAAATTGTAA